In Acidimicrobiia bacterium, the sequence ACCTCCGCCACGCGACGGTCGAGGATCGGGCCAACCACGAAGCTGGCCCCAAGGTTGACGTACATTCCGGCGGTCACGTCATCGACCACCGAACCAACGCCGAGGATGACCTGCGGATGCTGCTCGGCGCAATGTCGCTCCAGCTCAGAGAACACTTCGAAAGCGTGATCGCCCCGATTCGTGAACTCGATAAGCCGGGCACCACCGCGGCTCAATGCGTCGACGATCGACCGAGCCGTGTCGATGTCTCCGTGGTTGAATACGGGTACTAGCCCAACCTCGATCATCGTGTTGAGCACCGTGAGCCTCGAGAATCTCGCCATCTTGTCTCCGACCATCCTGATTGATGAATGCCCACCCCGGGCGGGACACGCTGACCTTAGCGAGGTGGGCTAGATCAAATCCAACACCGAAACGCTCTCTGCTGCCTTCAACTATGCCGGTTGCGAGAGGGGTCCGGAGGTCAGGGCCGCGCGCATAATCGGACCAGAGCCCGACACCCCGGTCCAGCGCGCAAAGGCTATCTCGGCCTGAGCAACGAGCATCCCCAATCCGTTGGAGGCCGACAACCCACGAGCCCGGGCCCGGCGCAGCAGTTCAGATTCCGGCGGGTTGTAGACGAGATCGAACACCACTGCCGCACCGGGGAGTGCCGCCACGTCGAAGGCAACTCCGGGTTCGATCATCCCGACCGTTGTCGCGTGCACTGCCAGATCTACCTGACCGAGTGCGTCCTCGAATTCGCCGCCGATACCTACAGCTTGCACCGTGTCCCCGTAGGCTGCGGCGAGGTCGGTGGCTCTCGAAGCGACGAGATCGCAGATGACCACCGAGTCGATACCCGCCGTCACCAACGCATTTACCACTGCCCTGGCCGCACCCCCAGCACCGGCCACTGCCGCCCGGAGACCTGAGAACTGAATCTCGAGGGCCGACTCGGCCGCTTGCTGGAAACCAGGGGCGTCGGTATTGAACCCAACCAAAGTGCCGTCTTCTCGACGGAGGACGCTGTTGACGGCGCCAATCTGCCGGGCGCCTTCCTCGATCGTGTCGAGGTGTTCCATCACCAACCGCTTGTAGGGAGCGGTTACCTGAAACCCGAACCAGGCGTCGCCGCGTGTCTCTTCGACGAAGCCCGGCACTTCACCGGGCTCTATTTCGCGCAGCTCATACCTGGCATCGATTGAATAATGCTGGAAAGCCGCGTTGTGCATGATCTCGGAGTGGCGCCGTTTGAGTGGATGTCCGATCAGAGCAACTAACCGTGTCACGCGATCACTCCTCATCGGTTCCTGAACTCGGCCGGCCGCTTCTCGATGAACGCGGCCGCCCCTTCCAACATATCCTCGGAGGAGAAGACCCGTTCACTGGCCGCCAGTTCTATCGCCTGACCCTCAGCAAGTGATCCGTCGAGGGTGGTATTGAGCGCTGCCTTGGCTTCGCGGACTGCCACCGGGCCGCGGGCAGCCATCGTCTCGGCGAGTTCTCGTGCAACGGCTTCGGCTTGACCGTCCGGCACCACCCGATTGACCAACCCGAACTCGAGCGCAGTATCGGCGTCGATAATTTCACCGAGCAGGATCAGTTCCTTGGCGCGCGCCAATCCGATGAGTCGCGGTAGTCGCTGGGTCCCGCCGGAGCCCGGCATCACCCCAAGCCTGACCTCCGGCATGCCGAGAAGTGCCGCTCTCGAGGCCACCCGCAGATCACAGCACAGAGCCAGCTCGAGTCCGCCCCCAAGCGCATTGCCTTCGATAGCTGCGACCGTTGGCACCGGCAGATCGGCCAGTTGGTTGTAGACGGCGTTCTCCTCGATCAACTTCCCTTCGCCGACACGACCCTGGAGCGACGGGAACTCCTTCACGTCGGAACCAGCCGAGAAGGCTC encodes:
- a CDS encoding enoyl-CoA hydratase-related protein: MTEDLIVVEPGVIGTIWLNNPPLNLVSKEVTAALSDALHRIAADGKVRAVVLAGTGDRAFSAGSDVKEFPSLQGRVGEGKLIEENAVYNQLADLPVPTVAAIEGNALGGGLELALCCDLRVASRAALLGMPEVRLGVMPGSGGTQRLPRLIGLARAKELILLGEIIDADTALEFGLVNRVVPDGQAEAVARELAETMAARGPVAVREAKAALNTTLDGSLAEGQAIELAASERVFSSEDMLEGAAAFIEKRPAEFRNR
- a CDS encoding shikimate dehydrogenase, with the translated sequence MTRLVALIGHPLKRRHSEIMHNAAFQHYSIDARYELREIEPGEVPGFVEETRGDAWFGFQVTAPYKRLVMEHLDTIEEGARQIGAVNSVLRREDGTLVGFNTDAPGFQQAAESALEIQFSGLRAAVAGAGGAARAVVNALVTAGIDSVVICDLVASRATDLAAAYGDTVQAVGIGGEFEDALGQVDLAVHATTVGMIEPGVAFDVAALPGAAVVFDLVYNPPESELLRRARARGLSASNGLGMLVAQAEIAFARWTGVSGSGPIMRAALTSGPLSQPA